A stretch of the Aegilops tauschii subsp. strangulata cultivar AL8/78 chromosome 4, Aet v6.0, whole genome shotgun sequence genome encodes the following:
- the LOC109747458 gene encoding uncharacterized protein — protein sequence MYKFCQAVIEVFGPEYLRQPTAADIERLLATNAARGFPGMLGSIDCSHNDINMLQSSPVFTRLAEGHSPPVNFEINGHQYNKGYYLADGIYPQWSTFVKTISNSQGEKRKRFAQIQESAKKDVERALGVLQPRWGIVRNPALSWDERKLWEVMTSCVIMHNMIVEDERDESIFDQGFDYQGENVEPLHQEPATFEQFAQFHRELRDWHTHLDLQNDLVEHVWDHIGNQ from the exons ATGTACAAGTTCTGCCAGGCTGTGATCGAGGTGTTTGGCCCGGAGTACTTGAGGCAGCCAACTGCCGCGGATATAGAGAGATTGTTGGCGACCAACGCAGCTAGAGGCTTTCCAGgcatgcttggcagcatagatt GttctcacaatgatatcaacATGTTGCAGAGTTCTCCAGTCTTCACAAGGCTTGCAGAAGGCCACTCCCCACCTGTCAACTTTGAGATCAACGGCCACCAGTACAACAAGGGATACTATCTAGCTGATGGTATATATCCTCAGTGGTCAACTTTTGTGAAGACAATCTCAAACTCCCAAGGTGAGAAGAGAAAGAGATTTGCCCAAATACAAGAGAGTGCTAAAAAGGATGTGGAACGTGCTTTAGGTGTGCTTCAACCCCGGTGGGGTATCGTTCGAAACCCTGCACTGTCATGGGATGAAAGGAAGCTTTGGGAGGTGATGACttcttgtgtgatcatgcacaacatgatcgtcgaGGACGAGCGTGATGAGAGTATCTTCGACCAAGGATTTGATTATCAAGGTGAAAATGTTGAGCCCCTGCACCAAGAACCGGCCACATTTGAACAGTTTGCCCAATTCCATCGTGAGCTGCGTGATTGGCACACTCATTTGGATCTTCAAAATGACTTGGTTGAGCACGTGTGGGATCACAtcggcaaccaatag